A genomic region of Rhodococcus oxybenzonivorans contains the following coding sequences:
- a CDS encoding TetR/AcrR family transcriptional regulator, whose amino-acid sequence MTTAHPAQRPGRPGYDLDSLLAVTVTVFNDKGYEGTSMEALSQRLGITKSSIYHHVSGKTELLERALARALDALFAVTTERQATSGRHIDRLEYLVRRTAEILVAELPYVTLLLRVRGNTPVERRALARRREFDLFVRDLVVGAAEEGDLRPGIDPALTGRLVFGMLNSLIEWHRPRTGGSAEDLAEAVLRLTFEGMRRR is encoded by the coding sequence ATGACGACCGCACACCCCGCTCAGCGGCCCGGCCGACCCGGCTATGACCTCGACTCCCTCCTCGCCGTCACCGTGACGGTCTTCAACGACAAGGGGTACGAGGGCACCAGCATGGAGGCCTTGTCCCAGCGGCTGGGAATCACGAAGTCATCTATCTACCACCATGTTTCAGGAAAGACCGAACTGCTGGAGCGAGCCTTGGCGCGGGCGCTCGACGCACTGTTCGCCGTCACCACCGAACGGCAGGCCACCAGCGGCCGACACATCGACCGCCTCGAGTACCTCGTCCGGCGCACCGCCGAGATCCTGGTCGCAGAACTGCCCTACGTCACCCTCCTGCTGCGCGTTCGTGGGAACACTCCCGTGGAACGCCGCGCCCTCGCCCGTCGACGGGAATTCGATCTCTTCGTGCGGGACCTCGTCGTCGGGGCCGCCGAGGAGGGAGACCTTCGGCCAGGCATCGATCCCGCGCTCACCGGCCGCCTTGTGTTCGGCATGCTCAACTCGCTCATCGAGTGGCACCGGCCGCGAACCGGAGGATCAGCCGAGGATCTCGCCGAGGCAGTCCTACGCCTGACCTTCGAGGGAATGCGGCGCCGGTAG
- a CDS encoding NlpC/P60 family protein, whose product MSVDPSAIIVAVATALGGAVHGSEAPPALKDYGTQQVQQITDAAPAIGQQVNDAVEQLPPEAQGAVQQAITDTADAVQEAIGAYSPPPESASPPPDATGDTTGDIPAAEHEPESDGTVLEYGDPVEQFDSTPLAVSGISHLPTVSDAPTRAASQLGAIAVFVPWFQKAGSICDGIKAPVLAALYSAENNFRYGASAPVSPDGARGPGQFMPGTWAKYGRDADGDGKVDVLAVGDSVMASGHLLCDMYEEIDSWKQAGLVSGDVLDLTLAGYNAGVGAVRRSGGMPSGLPDYENQTKPYVAKIRAAESRFASILDPGSGDWGGVGGRIVEAALRYLGLPYVWGGGNVNGPSGGGFDCSGLTSYAVHAATTENVSLPRTSETQWNVGTEIPLADARPGDLLFGNWGPAGPGHVAIYLGSGKMVHAPTTGDVVRIAPVFDGMKARRVV is encoded by the coding sequence ATGTCGGTCGATCCTTCGGCGATCATTGTCGCAGTCGCCACAGCGCTCGGTGGCGCGGTACACGGATCGGAGGCGCCTCCGGCCTTGAAAGACTATGGTACCCAACAGGTGCAACAGATCACCGATGCCGCACCCGCGATCGGGCAACAGGTCAACGACGCCGTCGAGCAGCTACCTCCCGAGGCGCAAGGCGCAGTGCAGCAAGCAATCACCGATACCGCAGATGCCGTCCAGGAGGCGATAGGCGCCTACTCGCCACCGCCCGAGAGTGCCTCTCCCCCACCCGACGCGACCGGTGACACCACGGGCGATATTCCTGCCGCCGAGCACGAACCCGAATCCGACGGGACCGTCCTCGAGTATGGTGACCCCGTTGAACAATTCGACTCGACGCCGCTTGCCGTCTCCGGAATCTCCCACCTCCCCACCGTGTCCGACGCCCCCACTCGGGCAGCCTCACAGCTGGGGGCGATCGCAGTATTCGTCCCCTGGTTTCAGAAGGCGGGAAGCATCTGCGACGGCATCAAGGCCCCTGTCCTGGCGGCCTTGTACTCGGCGGAGAACAACTTCCGATACGGCGCCTCGGCGCCCGTGTCGCCGGATGGCGCCCGTGGTCCCGGCCAGTTCATGCCCGGCACCTGGGCGAAATACGGGCGCGACGCCGACGGTGACGGAAAGGTGGATGTCCTTGCCGTCGGCGACTCGGTCATGGCATCGGGACATCTACTCTGCGACATGTACGAGGAGATCGATTCGTGGAAGCAGGCCGGCCTCGTCTCGGGTGACGTGCTGGACCTGACGCTCGCCGGATACAACGCCGGCGTGGGAGCGGTCCGCCGATCGGGCGGAATGCCCTCGGGACTCCCCGACTACGAGAATCAGACAAAGCCCTACGTGGCGAAGATCCGCGCGGCCGAATCCCGCTTCGCGTCGATCCTCGATCCTGGGTCGGGCGACTGGGGAGGCGTCGGCGGCAGGATCGTCGAGGCTGCCCTACGCTATCTGGGCCTTCCCTACGTGTGGGGCGGCGGCAACGTGAACGGGCCCTCCGGCGGCGGTTTCGACTGTTCCGGACTCACCTCCTACGCCGTCCACGCCGCAACAACAGAGAATGTCTCCCTACCTCGGACGTCGGAAACTCAGTGGAACGTCGGTACCGAGATTCCCCTCGCCGACGCCAGACCCGGTGATCTGCTGTTCGGCAACTGGGGTCCCGCCGGCCCCGGGCACGTGGCAATCTACCTCGGCAGCGGCAAAATGGTGCACGCGCCCACCACCGGCGACGTGGTTCGGATCGCGCCCGTGTTCGACGGAATGAAAGCGCGGCGAGTGGTGTGA